A section of the Methanoregula formicica SMSP genome encodes:
- the thsA gene encoding thermosome subunit alpha: MSQQLGGQPILILKEGSTRTRGRDAQGMNITAAKAVAAAVRTTLGPKGMDKMLVDTIGDVVITNDGVTILKEMDIEHPAAKMMVEVAKTQDDEVGDGTTSAVVIGGELLKKAEELLEQDVHPTVITHGYRMAAEKAQAFLKDIAIDVKPTDKALLKNIAGTAMTGKSAEASKEKLCDLVVRAVTMVADDDGSVDIENIKVEKKNGGSIEDSEIVEGVLIDKERVHPAMPKKVTNAKILLLNAAVEFKKTEVDAEIAITSPDQLQAFLDEEERMVKGIVDKIVASGANVLFCQKGIDDIAQHYLAKAGIFATRRVKKSDMEKLVRATGATLVSSIDAISKEELGKAGLVEERKVGGEEMTFVEQCKNPKAVSIIVKGGTEHVVDELERAIHDALRVVGVVVEDKKVVAGGGAPETELSLRLREYAATVGGKEQLAIEAFAAALEIIPRTLAENAGLDPIDMLVEIRASHEKGKKTYGLNVFEGKAVDMKAAGVVEPLRVKTQAISSAAEAAVMILRIDDVIASSKSPEPAGGMPPGGMGGMGGMPPGMGGDF, encoded by the coding sequence ATGTCACAGCAACTTGGAGGACAACCGATTCTTATTCTCAAGGAAGGCAGCACCCGGACCCGCGGTCGCGACGCCCAGGGTATGAACATCACCGCTGCAAAGGCAGTGGCAGCTGCAGTCAGGACCACGCTCGGTCCCAAGGGTATGGACAAGATGCTCGTCGACACGATCGGCGATGTCGTGATCACGAACGACGGTGTCACGATCCTCAAGGAAATGGACATCGAGCACCCGGCCGCAAAGATGATGGTCGAGGTCGCAAAGACCCAGGACGATGAGGTCGGAGACGGAACCACCTCCGCAGTCGTCATCGGCGGCGAACTCTTAAAGAAGGCCGAGGAACTCCTCGAACAGGATGTCCACCCGACCGTTATCACCCACGGGTACCGCATGGCTGCAGAGAAGGCCCAGGCATTCTTGAAAGATATCGCCATCGATGTCAAGCCAACCGACAAGGCACTCTTGAAGAACATTGCCGGGACTGCTATGACCGGCAAGAGCGCAGAGGCGAGCAAGGAGAAGCTCTGCGATCTCGTCGTCAGGGCAGTCACCATGGTGGCTGACGACGATGGCAGCGTAGACATCGAGAACATCAAGGTCGAGAAGAAGAACGGCGGATCCATTGAGGACTCCGAGATCGTAGAGGGCGTTCTCATTGACAAGGAGCGCGTCCACCCCGCGATGCCCAAGAAGGTCACCAATGCAAAGATCCTCCTCCTCAACGCAGCTGTCGAGTTCAAGAAGACCGAAGTCGACGCCGAGATCGCCATCACCTCCCCCGACCAGCTCCAGGCATTCCTCGATGAGGAAGAGCGGATGGTCAAGGGCATTGTCGACAAGATCGTTGCAAGCGGCGCAAACGTCCTCTTCTGCCAGAAGGGTATCGATGACATCGCCCAGCACTACCTGGCAAAGGCAGGCATCTTTGCCACCCGCCGTGTCAAGAAGAGTGATATGGAGAAGCTGGTCCGGGCAACCGGTGCAACCCTTGTTTCGTCTATCGACGCCATCAGCAAGGAAGAGCTTGGCAAGGCCGGACTTGTCGAGGAGCGTAAGGTCGGCGGCGAAGAGATGACCTTTGTCGAGCAGTGCAAGAACCCGAAGGCGGTTTCCATCATCGTCAAGGGCGGCACGGAGCACGTTGTCGACGAGCTCGAGCGCGCCATCCATGACGCACTCCGCGTTGTCGGTGTCGTTGTCGAGGACAAGAAGGTCGTTGCCGGTGGCGGTGCACCCGAGACCGAGCTCTCGCTCCGTCTCCGCGAGTACGCAGCAACCGTTGGCGGCAAGGAGCAGCTCGCCATCGAGGCCTTTGCAGCCGCACTCGAGATCATCCCTCGCACCCTTGCGGAGAACGCAGGTCTCGACCCCATCGACATGCTGGTCGAGATCCGTGCATCCCACGAGAAGGGCAAGAAGACCTACGGACTGAATGTGTTCGAAGGCAAGGCAGTCGACATGAAGGCAGCCGGTGTAGTCGAGCCCCTCCGCGTCAAGACCCAGGCAATCTCATCCGCAGCAGAAGCAGCGGTCATGATCCTGCGCATTGACGATGTCATCGCCTCGTCCAAGTCCCCCGAGCCCGCAGGCGGCATGCCCCCGGGCGGCATGGGTGGCATGGGCGGTATGCCTCCCGGCATGGGCGGCGATTTCTAA
- a CDS encoding transcriptional regulator, whose translation MSQDRQLQLVTSVMITAGFDVSERFTLRPRSFDLIARNDGTLLVIKVVSHIDSVSEEMAFDLELISRLLGGIPLIVGERARDAELERGAVYVRYGIYAISPATLYDYFVEKIPPLVYASPGGLYVNINGDALKDLREKQNMSLGDLGNVLGVSRRTISKYESGMGTTLDVAIRIEEFFDTGVVEAIDLIRHEPPPPAMESEKKESDDHLQSPMEFLQQIGISFHTLHGAPFQALLTFDKHTILTGYGPAQKVVKRAALIGNLSQIAKKHAMCVITDSAKEKKIGRTLVISEKRLHRVEDGFELLDMLGE comes from the coding sequence ATGTCCCAGGACCGCCAGCTCCAGCTGGTCACCAGTGTAATGATCACGGCCGGCTTCGATGTTTCCGAGCGTTTCACGCTCCGCCCGCGGAGTTTCGACCTTATCGCGCGCAATGACGGGACGCTGCTTGTCATCAAGGTGGTCTCCCACATTGATTCCGTGAGCGAGGAGATGGCCTTTGATCTTGAGCTCATCTCCCGGCTCCTAGGTGGGATACCGCTCATTGTCGGTGAGCGCGCCCGCGATGCCGAGCTGGAACGGGGGGCTGTGTATGTCCGGTACGGAATTTACGCGATCAGCCCCGCAACACTCTACGATTATTTTGTGGAGAAGATCCCCCCGCTTGTCTATGCATCACCTGGCGGCCTGTATGTCAATATCAATGGGGATGCACTCAAGGATCTCCGCGAGAAGCAGAACATGTCGCTTGGCGATCTCGGCAATGTTCTCGGGGTTTCGCGGCGGACCATCAGCAAGTACGAGAGCGGGATGGGGACCACGCTCGATGTCGCGATCCGGATCGAGGAGTTCTTTGACACAGGAGTTGTCGAAGCAATCGACCTGATCCGGCATGAACCTCCGCCCCCGGCAATGGAATCGGAGAAGAAGGAGTCCGACGATCACCTGCAGAGCCCGATGGAGTTCCTGCAGCAGATCGGGATCTCGTTCCATACGCTGCACGGTGCACCCTTCCAGGCGCTCCTCACCTTTGACAAGCACACGATCCTCACCGGCTATGGTCCGGCACAGAAGGTTGTCAAGCGGGCTGCCCTGATCGGTAACCTGTCGCAGATCGCAAAGAAGCACGCGATGTGCGTCATCACCGACTCCGCAAAGGAGAAGAAGATCGGCCGGACGCTTGTGATCAGTGAAAAGCGCCTCCACCGGGTAGAGGACGGCTTCGAGCTCCTCGACATGCTCGGTGAATGA
- a CDS encoding tRNA(Ile)(2)-agmatinylcytidine synthase, producing MLIGIDDTDSPQGMCTTYLGAVLVRRLIREYMQVREARLVRLNPNVTFKTRGNAAVMLDVIGDPGTAFRIACDLVEELADQSCENTNPGLVVTEDKPGAAFYQKAVTDFCTLDEAVAVLEKSSARYRGWKNRRGLIGATAAVASELPDRTSEILVYRQEERFGTPRSVDRQSLYKAEAATFPHTWDTVDTENDVVVCVPHTPDPVLFGIRGESAHWVMASRQMIRSEPLALEQIWVTNQGTDAHLLDADIASLREGLSYRVRGTVADCPKTGTGGHVSFTIGDEAHQVRCMAYEPTKNFRQVIRELRPGDTILACGSFKKGSINLEKIHVIALNAITSVRPPLCTACNKRMTSDGRRKGWKCKKCGARADEPELQKIPRTLNTGWYEVPPTARRHLARPLCRGTPFG from the coding sequence ATGCTGATCGGGATTGATGACACGGACTCGCCGCAGGGTATGTGCACGACATACCTCGGGGCCGTGCTCGTCCGCAGGCTGATCCGGGAATACATGCAGGTGCGCGAGGCGCGGCTCGTCCGGCTCAACCCGAATGTCACGTTCAAGACGCGGGGCAATGCCGCGGTCATGCTTGATGTTATTGGGGACCCTGGCACCGCATTCCGGATTGCCTGCGATCTTGTTGAGGAACTTGCCGACCAGTCCTGCGAGAACACCAATCCCGGCCTTGTCGTCACGGAAGATAAACCCGGTGCGGCCTTCTACCAGAAAGCCGTGACAGATTTTTGTACTCTTGATGAAGCGGTTGCTGTTCTGGAGAAATCAAGCGCCCGGTACCGTGGCTGGAAAAACCGGCGCGGGCTCATCGGGGCAACGGCAGCCGTGGCAAGCGAGCTGCCGGACCGGACCTCCGAGATCCTTGTGTACCGGCAGGAAGAGCGGTTCGGCACACCCCGATCTGTCGACCGTCAGAGCCTGTACAAGGCCGAGGCCGCGACATTCCCGCATACCTGGGACACGGTCGACACAGAAAACGATGTCGTGGTCTGCGTCCCACATACGCCGGATCCGGTCCTTTTCGGGATCCGGGGCGAGAGCGCACACTGGGTGATGGCCTCCCGGCAGATGATCCGGTCAGAACCTCTGGCACTCGAACAGATCTGGGTGACCAACCAGGGCACCGATGCCCACCTGCTTGATGCAGACATCGCTTCCTTGAGGGAAGGGCTCTCGTACCGTGTCCGCGGCACGGTTGCGGATTGCCCAAAAACCGGGACTGGCGGGCATGTCTCGTTCACGATAGGTGACGAGGCTCACCAGGTGCGGTGCATGGCGTACGAACCCACCAAGAACTTCCGCCAGGTTATCCGCGAGCTCCGGCCGGGTGATACGATCCTTGCGTGCGGGAGTTTCAAGAAGGGGAGTATCAACCTGGAAAAGATCCACGTGATTGCCCTGAATGCCATAACGAGCGTCCGCCCCCCGCTCTGCACGGCATGCAACAAGCGGATGACCAGCGATGGCAGGAGGAAGGGCTGGAAATGCAAAAAGTGCGGGGCACGGGCTGACGAACCGGAGTTACAGAAAATTCCCCGCACACTGAATACCGGGTGGTATGAAGTACCGCCAACAGCACGCAGGCACCTTGCCCGGCCCCTCTGCCGGGGAACTCCGTTCGGGTAA